A DNA window from Mycobacterium sp. IDR2000157661 contains the following coding sequences:
- a CDS encoding SDR family oxidoreductase has protein sequence MSDSPALRVAVVGASAGLGRCIGVGLAQRGARVAFLARRYDRLVAAAEEAGNGAVAVACDATDGAGCRGAMAEVAERLGGLDALVYTTGMGILAPLTDVTGEQWAQLFATNVTGASLVTAAAAPHLAATSGAAIYLSSLSASYSTPWPMLGAYAVTKAALDKLVEAWRIEHPNIAFTRLAIGDSFGGTGDSQTEFNKSWDPNALDTAIRYWMDHGYMQGGLVDADHLVGVVHSVLACGNSSFIPYLTLAPRPADAVKELRQW, from the coding sequence ATGTCCGATTCACCCGCCCTTCGTGTCGCTGTCGTCGGGGCATCGGCCGGGCTGGGACGTTGTATCGGTGTCGGCCTGGCTCAGCGAGGAGCCCGGGTGGCCTTCCTCGCCCGGCGTTATGACCGGTTGGTGGCCGCCGCCGAGGAGGCCGGCAACGGCGCCGTCGCCGTGGCGTGCGACGCCACCGACGGCGCCGGCTGCCGAGGGGCCATGGCCGAAGTCGCCGAACGCCTCGGCGGACTCGACGCCCTGGTCTACACCACCGGGATGGGCATACTCGCGCCGCTGACGGACGTCACCGGCGAGCAGTGGGCGCAACTGTTCGCCACCAATGTCACCGGCGCCTCGCTGGTCACCGCGGCTGCCGCACCGCACCTGGCCGCGACGTCGGGCGCCGCGATCTACCTGTCCTCGTTGAGCGCCTCCTACTCCACGCCGTGGCCGATGCTCGGCGCCTACGCCGTCACCAAGGCCGCACTGGACAAGCTCGTCGAGGCCTGGCGCATCGAACATCCCAACATCGCGTTCACCCGCCTCGCCATCGGCGACAGCTTCGGCGGCACCGGCGACTCGCAGACCGAGTTCAACAAGAGCTGGGACCCGAACGCGCTGGACACCGCGATCAGGTACTGGATGGACCATGGCTACATGCAGGGCGGCCTGGTGGACGCCGATCATCTCGTCGGTGTCGTCCATTCGGTACTCGCCTGCGGCAACAGTAGTTTCATCCCCTACCTGACCCTCGCGCCCCGACCGGCGGACGCGGTCAAAGAACTCCGACAGTGGTGA
- a CDS encoding aldehyde dehydrogenase family protein, whose translation MLIDGKLVEAETGRQFDNINPATEEVLGGTADGTRADMERAVAAARHAFDNTDWSRDGEARAAGLRQLQAALEAEREELRAELIAEVGCPLLSTFGPQLDVPLKEALSWPADMISEFRWKRSLPDKDAFGMGTPAAREVWKEPVGVVGVITPWNFPLEIILNKIGPILAMGNTLVLKPAPDTPWNATRIGRIIAEQTDIPPGVINIVTSSDHLVGEVLSTSPLVDMVAFTGSTATGRRIMRSAADTVKPTFLELGGKSVYLVLDDDGDISASIGGSAFISMHAGQGCAMPTRLLVPNSRYAEAVEIVKVAMEKNKYGDPTDPSVLQGPQVSKRQQDRVMGYIEKGKAEGARLVTGGSIPSHLPKGFFVEPTVFADVDNRMTIAQEEIFGPVLSVIGFDDDDDAVRIANDSIYGLSGVVFAKDLDRAKSVASRIRTGTLGINGGLWYGADAPFGGYKQSGIGRQCGIEGLEIFTETKTVGWPAS comes from the coding sequence ATGCTGATCGACGGCAAGCTCGTCGAGGCCGAGACCGGCCGCCAGTTCGACAACATCAACCCCGCAACCGAAGAAGTGCTCGGTGGCACAGCGGACGGCACCCGCGCCGACATGGAGCGGGCGGTGGCGGCTGCGCGCCACGCCTTCGACAACACCGACTGGTCGCGCGACGGTGAGGCGCGCGCTGCTGGGCTACGTCAGCTACAGGCGGCTCTGGAAGCCGAGCGTGAGGAGCTGCGTGCCGAGTTGATCGCTGAAGTCGGCTGTCCGCTCCTGAGTACCTTCGGACCGCAGCTCGACGTGCCGCTCAAGGAAGCGCTGAGCTGGCCGGCCGACATGATCAGCGAATTTCGCTGGAAGCGTTCGCTTCCCGACAAGGATGCATTCGGCATGGGGACCCCCGCCGCGCGGGAAGTGTGGAAGGAACCCGTCGGCGTCGTCGGCGTCATCACGCCGTGGAACTTCCCGCTCGAGATCATCCTCAACAAGATCGGTCCCATCCTCGCCATGGGCAACACGCTGGTGCTCAAGCCCGCGCCCGACACCCCGTGGAACGCCACCCGCATCGGCCGGATCATCGCCGAGCAGACCGACATCCCGCCGGGCGTGATCAACATCGTCACCTCCTCGGATCACCTCGTCGGCGAGGTGCTCTCGACCTCTCCTCTGGTCGACATGGTGGCGTTCACCGGATCGACGGCGACCGGGCGGCGCATCATGAGATCGGCCGCCGACACCGTCAAACCGACGTTCCTCGAACTCGGCGGAAAGTCGGTTTATCTCGTGCTCGACGACGACGGCGACATCAGCGCAAGCATCGGCGGCAGCGCGTTCATCTCGATGCACGCCGGGCAGGGCTGCGCGATGCCGACCCGGCTTCTGGTTCCGAACTCCCGCTACGCCGAGGCGGTCGAGATCGTCAAGGTCGCGATGGAGAAGAACAAGTACGGCGACCCCACCGACCCGTCGGTGCTGCAGGGCCCGCAGGTGTCCAAACGGCAGCAGGACCGCGTCATGGGCTACATCGAGAAGGGCAAGGCCGAAGGTGCTCGGCTGGTGACCGGCGGCAGCATTCCCAGCCACCTCCCGAAGGGATTCTTCGTCGAGCCAACGGTTTTCGCCGACGTCGACAACCGGATGACGATCGCCCAGGAGGAGATCTTCGGTCCGGTGCTGTCGGTCATCGGTTTCGATGACGACGACGACGCGGTGCGCATCGCCAACGACTCGATATACGGCCTGTCCGGGGTGGTGTTCGCCAAGGATCTCGATCGCGCCAAGTCGGTGGCGAGCCGGATCCGGACCGGGACGCTCGGCATCAACGGCGGCCTCTGGTACGGCGCCGACGCCCCCTTCGGCGGTTACAAACAGTCAGGCATCGGGCGACAGTGCGGCATCGAGGGACTCGAGATCTTCACCGAGACCAAGACCGTCGGCTGGCCCGCGTCATGA
- a CDS encoding NDMA-dependent alcohol dehydrogenase, with the protein MKSRAAVLKGVGVDWEVTDVELDPPRAGEVLVKMAYAGICHSDEHFYTGDSVPSPEMEEMMRAAGRPVPEWFPMLGGHEGSGVVERVGPEVKTLKPGDHVAVSFFPACGNCRWCVTGHTYLCDVGAYIYDKAMTTDGTRRRHLGDEDLMAMMQVGTFSEYVVASERSLVKIHDWIPLEAASLVSCGVTTGFGSGSVAAGTQVGDTVVVIGVGGIGMNAVQGAKAAGAKHIVAVDPNEFKREIAPTFGATHTTTDAGAALELVSEITWGVMADRVVLTPGVVPPDLIMLGMMLLRKGGTCVLTGMAKITDMMVPLILPDMVSSCKTLKGVLYGEMNPREAMPRLLSMYEAGTLKLDELVTQKYKLDDINDAMNDLRAGRNIRGLIAF; encoded by the coding sequence ATGAAGTCACGAGCAGCGGTACTCAAGGGAGTCGGCGTCGACTGGGAAGTCACCGACGTCGAGTTGGACCCGCCTCGCGCCGGTGAGGTGCTGGTCAAGATGGCCTACGCGGGGATCTGCCACAGCGACGAGCACTTCTACACCGGTGACAGCGTGCCGAGTCCCGAGATGGAGGAGATGATGCGGGCCGCCGGTCGGCCCGTACCGGAGTGGTTTCCGATGCTCGGCGGTCACGAAGGTTCCGGGGTCGTGGAACGGGTCGGGCCCGAGGTCAAGACACTCAAACCCGGTGATCACGTGGCGGTTTCATTCTTCCCCGCGTGCGGCAACTGCCGGTGGTGCGTCACCGGGCACACCTACCTGTGCGATGTCGGGGCGTACATCTACGACAAGGCCATGACCACCGACGGCACCCGCCGGCGGCATCTCGGCGACGAGGACCTGATGGCGATGATGCAGGTCGGCACGTTCTCCGAGTACGTCGTCGCCTCCGAACGATCGCTGGTGAAGATCCACGACTGGATCCCGTTGGAGGCCGCATCGCTGGTGTCCTGCGGTGTGACAACCGGGTTCGGATCCGGTTCGGTCGCCGCGGGCACCCAGGTGGGCGACACCGTCGTGGTGATCGGTGTGGGCGGCATCGGCATGAACGCCGTCCAGGGCGCCAAGGCCGCGGGCGCCAAGCACATCGTCGCGGTCGATCCGAACGAGTTCAAGCGGGAGATCGCGCCGACATTCGGCGCCACCCACACCACGACCGACGCGGGCGCTGCACTCGAACTGGTCTCGGAAATCACCTGGGGCGTGATGGCCGACAGAGTGGTGCTGACGCCCGGTGTCGTGCCGCCCGATCTGATCATGCTCGGGATGATGCTGCTCCGTAAGGGCGGAACGTGCGTGCTGACGGGGATGGCGAAGATCACCGACATGATGGTCCCGCTGATCCTGCCCGACATGGTCAGCTCGTGTAAGACGCTCAAGGGTGTGCTCTACGGCGAGATGAACCCCCGGGAGGCGATGCCCCGGCTGTTGTCGATGTACGAAGCGGGCACGCTCAAGCTCGACGAGCTGGTCACCCAGAAGTACAAGCTCGACGACATCAACGACGCGATGAACGATCTTCGGGCAGGCAGGAACATCAGGGGTCTCATCGCCTTCTGA
- a CDS encoding TetR/AcrR family transcriptional regulator → MSSTAGVGADARRRPKDRKQQIARASAEAFSELGYHAVSMEDIASRVGVTAASLYRHYAGKYELFRAAVLGLGEQLVSCTDFVDDDPSTPAEQLWDSIVDALIQTTLRNRSSGGLYRWEGRYLQAADQAQLNEQIKLVNRRLQRPLSELRPGLASRERWTLSSAVLSVIGSITDHRAKLPTDDVRMLLARMARDIRAAELPGEAVDSTPLPALPIGAAGDYEKILHSAMVLFNERGYRETGMDDIAAATGLPLSSIYRFFGGKSAILASVYRRAADRVSGDLALILATTGDHREVVGRLIDAYIWRSFVDPQLAYVYYAERVNVPAEDQVALHNIQRATVEAWVQQVVGARPQMPAAQARFAVHAAFGLVVDLGRLARYENSESSRLIVGRLLRVILLGPDSAHRSGAGPG, encoded by the coding sequence ATGTCGAGCACCGCGGGTGTTGGTGCGGATGCCCGCAGGAGGCCCAAGGACCGCAAACAACAGATAGCCAGGGCGTCGGCGGAGGCGTTCAGCGAACTCGGCTACCACGCGGTCAGCATGGAGGACATCGCCTCTCGCGTCGGGGTCACCGCCGCATCGCTCTATCGGCACTACGCGGGCAAGTACGAGCTGTTCCGCGCCGCCGTGCTCGGTCTCGGCGAGCAGTTGGTGTCCTGCACCGACTTCGTAGACGACGACCCATCCACACCGGCCGAGCAGTTGTGGGACAGCATCGTCGACGCCCTCATCCAGACCACCCTGCGCAACCGGTCCAGCGGTGGGCTGTACCGGTGGGAGGGCCGCTACCTGCAAGCGGCCGACCAGGCACAGCTCAACGAGCAGATCAAGCTGGTCAACCGCCGGCTACAACGCCCGCTTTCCGAACTGCGACCCGGCCTGGCGAGCCGGGAGCGGTGGACGCTGTCGTCGGCGGTGCTCAGCGTGATCGGCAGCATCACCGATCACCGCGCCAAGCTGCCGACCGATGATGTGCGAATGCTGTTGGCCCGCATGGCGCGCGACATCCGCGCCGCCGAACTGCCCGGGGAGGCGGTCGATTCCACGCCGCTGCCCGCGTTGCCGATCGGTGCCGCCGGTGACTACGAGAAGATCCTGCACTCGGCCATGGTGCTGTTCAACGAGCGCGGATACCGCGAGACCGGGATGGACGACATCGCCGCGGCGACCGGCTTGCCGTTGTCGAGTATCTACCGGTTCTTCGGCGGCAAGAGCGCGATCCTCGCTTCGGTGTACCGGCGCGCGGCTGATCGGGTGTCGGGTGATCTCGCGCTGATCCTTGCGACGACCGGTGATCACCGCGAAGTGGTGGGGCGCCTGATCGACGCGTACATCTGGCGGTCCTTCGTCGACCCGCAGCTTGCGTACGTCTACTACGCGGAGCGGGTCAACGTGCCCGCCGAGGATCAGGTGGCGCTGCACAACATTCAGCGCGCAACGGTCGAAGCCTGGGTGCAGCAGGTGGTCGGTGCGCGTCCGCAGATGCCTGCGGCGCAGGCGCGGTTCGCGGTGCACGCCGCCTTCGGCCTCGTTGTCGACCTCGGCCGCCTGGCCCGGTACGAGAACAGCGAGTCGTCGCGGCTGATCGTCGGTCGACTGCTGAGAGTCATTCTGCTTGGCCCGGATTCGGCTCACCGATCCGGCGCCGGTCCCGGCTGA